A portion of the Longimicrobium sp. genome contains these proteins:
- a CDS encoding carboxypeptidase-like regulatory domain-containing protein codes for MLRHTFLHATLCLVTAAGLDAQVVRGRIVDRATMAPIPTTEVTAVSAGGRRIGRTMSDSAGAFSLDLRSAGSYRLEAQRIGYRTVTSPGFDVGAREALEVDLHMSVESINLDPLVIHSRSEPPHLADLERAGFYARERSAPGLFLRRDDIARTRGARMSDVLGTVPGVRRATIQGRAGVSLGRSGGTGRACPPAVFLDGMPVVRAEGIDDIIHVAAIEAMEVYRGPSQTPPQFAGPETGCGVIVIWSRRKA; via the coding sequence ATGCTGCGTCACACGTTTCTCCACGCCACCCTCTGCCTGGTCACCGCCGCCGGGCTGGACGCGCAGGTCGTCCGCGGCCGGATCGTGGACCGGGCGACGATGGCGCCCATCCCCACGACCGAGGTGACGGCCGTAAGCGCCGGCGGCCGGCGCATCGGACGGACGATGTCGGATTCCGCCGGTGCCTTTTCGCTCGACCTGCGGAGCGCGGGCAGCTACCGGCTCGAGGCCCAGCGCATCGGCTACCGGACCGTGACCAGCCCCGGCTTCGACGTGGGCGCGCGCGAGGCGCTCGAGGTGGACCTGCACATGTCGGTGGAGTCCATCAACCTGGACCCGCTGGTCATCCACAGCCGCTCCGAGCCTCCGCACCTGGCCGACCTGGAGCGCGCGGGGTTCTATGCCCGCGAGCGGTCGGCGCCGGGGCTGTTCCTGAGGCGGGACGACATCGCTCGTACCCGCGGGGCGCGGATGTCGGACGTCCTGGGCACCGTTCCCGGGGTGCGGAGGGCCACCATCCAGGGCCGCGCCGGCGTGTCGCTGGGCCGGTCCGGGGGAACGGGCCGGGCGTGCCCGCCCGCGGTGTTCCTGGACGGGATGCCGGTGGTGAGGGCCGAGGGCATCGACGACATCATCCACGTCGCCGCCATCGAGGCCATGGAGGTGTACCGAGGACCGAGCCAGACACCGCCGCAGTTCGCCGGGCCGGAGACGGGGTGCGGCGTGATCGTGATCTGGAGCCGGCGAAAGGCGTAA